The Dioscorea cayenensis subsp. rotundata cultivar TDr96_F1 chromosome 7, TDr96_F1_v2_PseudoChromosome.rev07_lg8_w22 25.fasta, whole genome shotgun sequence genome includes a region encoding these proteins:
- the LOC120265606 gene encoding pyrroline-5-carboxylate reductase produces MADAFRLGFIGAGNMAESISRGVIKAGVLPPSSIRTAHRCPKRRSVFQSFGVQILETNQQVVDDSDIIILSVKPQVVKEVLLELKPFFTEQKLLVSIAAGIKLKALQELSGHKRIIRVMPNTPSAVGEAASVMCTGEMATKIDEERVSSLFKAIGKIWTAEEKYFDAITGLSGSGPAYIYLAIEALADGGVAAGLPRELALGLASQTVLGAAAMVNQTGKHPGQLKDAVASPAGTTIAGIQELEKGAFRSNLISAVVAATKRCRELSQS; encoded by the exons ATGGCGGACGCGTTTAGGCTGGGCTTCATCGGCGCCGGGAACATGGCAGAGAGCATTTCCAGGGGCGTCATCAAGGCTGGTGTCCTGCCTCCATCCAGCATCCGCACTGCCCATCGTTGCCCGAAGCGCCGTAGCGTCTTCCAGTCCTTTGGGGTTCAAATCCTTGAGACCAACCAACAG GTTGTTGATGACAGTGACATAATTATTCTCTCGGTGAAACCTCAAGTTG TTAAGGAAGTCTTGTTGGAGCTCAAACCCTTCTTTACTGAACAAAAACTTCTGGTCTCAATTGCTGCtggaattaaattaaaagctCTGCAG GAATTGTCTGGTCACAAGCGAATAATTAGGGTCATGCCAAATACTCCATCAGCAGTTGGTGAAGCTGCATCAG TTATGTGTACTGGAGAGATGGCAACTAAGATAGATGAAGAACGAGTTTCTTCTTTGTTCAAAGCAATTGGAAAAATATGGACTGCAGAAGAGAAGTATTTTGATGCTATAACTGGTTTGAG TGGTAGTGGTCcggcatatatatatttagctaTAGAGGCCCTAGCAGATGGTGGAGTAGCTGCTGGCCTTCCACGAGAGCTAGCCCTTGGGCTTGCATCTCAAACG GTACTAGGAGCAGCAGCTATGGTGAACCAAACGGGGAAACATCCGGGGCAGCTTAAAGATGCAGTTGCATCACCGGCAGGGACTACCATTGCGGGGATTCAGGAGTTGGAGAAAGGTGCATTTCGAAGCAACTTGATCAGTGCGGTTGTCGCTGCCACGAAGCGGTGCCGAGAACTTTCGCAGTCATAA